The Bacillus thermozeamaize genome contains the following window.
CCATTGCCCAGCTGGACGATGAAAAGTTTGCGGATCTGAAAAAGGATTTGCTGACGATTCAGCACGAGCTGTTTGACTGCGGAGCGGATCTGTCGCTCGTGATGAAGGAAGAAAAGAAGGAGGACGATGGGACACCGGCTGCACCCAAATACACGTACAGAGTCACAGCCGAAATGGTCCAGCGGCTGGAGTCGTGGATTGACCGGTACCATGCCGAAGCGCCGGAGATTCGCCGGTTCATCCTCCCAGGGGGATCGCCCGCCTCCGCCTATCTGCACGTCTGTCGTGTCCTGACCCGCCGGGCAGAGCGGCGGGTGGTGACCCTGGCGAAAGAGGAGCCGATCAATTTGGAGGTGAGACGTTATCTCAACCGCCTGTCCGACTTCTTTTTCGCCGTCGCCCGCTGCGCCAATGCCAGGGAAGGTGTTCCCGATGTGGAGTATGCACGCAGCGGCGAGGTGTTTCGATAGGGAATAACCATAAAAAAGAAGTGGTTGGAATCGGTTTCGATTGCGGGATGAGGCGTGAGGGGCTGCCTGGGCAACAGCGATTGGGGGCAGCC
Protein-coding sequences here:
- a CDS encoding ATP:cob(I)alamin adenosyltransferase, producing MVRLYTRGGDQGMTGVIGGRVPKDSVRVEAYGTVDEVNSFLGLAIAQLDDEKFADLKKDLLTIQHELFDCGADLSLVMKEEKKEDDGTPAAPKYTYRVTAEMVQRLESWIDRYHAEAPEIRRFILPGGSPASAYLHVCRVLTRRAERRVVTLAKEEPINLEVRRYLNRLSDFFFAVARCANAREGVPDVEYARSGEVFR